One region of Bubalus bubalis isolate 160015118507 breed Murrah chromosome 15, NDDB_SH_1, whole genome shotgun sequence genomic DNA includes:
- the RGS20 gene encoding regulator of G-protein signaling 20 isoform X3, which produces MGSEWMEMRKRPVCAAQEPAACAPGQPGVENQGSNACCFCWCCCCSCSCLTVRNQEEQRLRRTSYEARTEDLPTCEESPGPTLEEASAWAQSFDKLMLTPAGRNAFREFLRTEFSEENMLFWMACEELKKEANKAMIEEKARIIYEDYISILSPKEVSLDSRVRETINRSMAEPSRNIFDDAQLQIYTLMHRDSYPRFMNSALYKDLLRSLSEKAVEA; this is translated from the exons ATGGGGTCAGAATGGATGGAGATGCGGAAGCGGCCTGTGTGCGCAGCCCAGGAGCCCGCAGCCTGCGCCCCCGGCCAGCCCGGAGTAGAGAACCAGGGATCCAACGCTTGCTGcttctgctggtgctgctgctgcagctgttccTG TCTCACTGTAAGAAACCAGGAGGAACAAAGACTTAGAAGGACTTCCTATGAAGCCAGAACAGAAGACCTTCCCACCTGTGAAGAAAG CCCAGGTCCCACCCTGGAGGAGGCCAGTGCCTGGGCTCAGTCCTTTGACAAGCTCATGCTCACGCCCGCGGGCAGGAACGCCTTCCGGGAGTTTCTGCGGACCGAGTTCAGCGAGGAGAACATGCTCTTCTGGATGGCGTGTGAGGAGCTGAAGAAAGAAGCGAATAAAGCCATGATTGAAGAGAAAGCGAGGATCATATACGAAGACTACATTTCTATTCTCTCTCCTAAGGAG GTCAGCCTGGACTCACGCGTGCGGGAGACCATCAACAGGAGCATGGCCGAGCCCTCCCGGAACATCTTCGACGATGCCCAGCTGCAGATCTACACGCTGATGCACAGGGACTCATACCCCCGCTTCATGAACTCCGCTCTCTACAAAGACCTGCTCCGCTCCTTATCCGAGAAAGCAGTGGAAGCCTAG
- the RGS20 gene encoding regulator of G-protein signaling 20 isoform X4, producing MLLIRKRYLQQCQLMMIYLTVRNQEEQRLRRTSYEARTEDLPTCEESPGPTLEEASAWAQSFDKLMLTPAGRNAFREFLRTEFSEENMLFWMACEELKKEANKAMIEEKARIIYEDYISILSPKEVSLDSRVRETINRSMAEPSRNIFDDAQLQIYTLMHRDSYPRFMNSALYKDLLRSLSEKAVEA from the exons ATGCTTCTGATAAGAAAACGGTACCTTCAACAGTGCCAGCTTATGATGATTTA TCTCACTGTAAGAAACCAGGAGGAACAAAGACTTAGAAGGACTTCCTATGAAGCCAGAACAGAAGACCTTCCCACCTGTGAAGAAAG CCCAGGTCCCACCCTGGAGGAGGCCAGTGCCTGGGCTCAGTCCTTTGACAAGCTCATGCTCACGCCCGCGGGCAGGAACGCCTTCCGGGAGTTTCTGCGGACCGAGTTCAGCGAGGAGAACATGCTCTTCTGGATGGCGTGTGAGGAGCTGAAGAAAGAAGCGAATAAAGCCATGATTGAAGAGAAAGCGAGGATCATATACGAAGACTACATTTCTATTCTCTCTCCTAAGGAG GTCAGCCTGGACTCACGCGTGCGGGAGACCATCAACAGGAGCATGGCCGAGCCCTCCCGGAACATCTTCGACGATGCCCAGCTGCAGATCTACACGCTGATGCACAGGGACTCATACCCCCGCTTCATGAACTCCGCTCTCTACAAAGACCTGCTCCGCTCCTTATCCGAGAAAGCAGTGGAAGCCTAG
- the RGS20 gene encoding regulator of G-protein signaling 20 isoform X2 gives MWQTYPALYQPMGSEWMEMRKRPVCAAQEPAACAPGQPGVENQGSNACCFCWCCCCSCSCLTVRNQEEQRLRRTSYEARTEDLPTCEESPGPTLEEASAWAQSFDKLMLTPAGRNAFREFLRTEFSEENMLFWMACEELKKEANKAMIEEKARIIYEDYISILSPKEVSLDSRVRETINRSMAEPSRNIFDDAQLQIYTLMHRDSYPRFMNSALYKDLLRSLSEKAVEA, from the exons CCAATGGGGTCAGAATGGATGGAGATGCGGAAGCGGCCTGTGTGCGCAGCCCAGGAGCCCGCAGCCTGCGCCCCCGGCCAGCCCGGAGTAGAGAACCAGGGATCCAACGCTTGCTGcttctgctggtgctgctgctgcagctgttccTG TCTCACTGTAAGAAACCAGGAGGAACAAAGACTTAGAAGGACTTCCTATGAAGCCAGAACAGAAGACCTTCCCACCTGTGAAGAAAG CCCAGGTCCCACCCTGGAGGAGGCCAGTGCCTGGGCTCAGTCCTTTGACAAGCTCATGCTCACGCCCGCGGGCAGGAACGCCTTCCGGGAGTTTCTGCGGACCGAGTTCAGCGAGGAGAACATGCTCTTCTGGATGGCGTGTGAGGAGCTGAAGAAAGAAGCGAATAAAGCCATGATTGAAGAGAAAGCGAGGATCATATACGAAGACTACATTTCTATTCTCTCTCCTAAGGAG GTCAGCCTGGACTCACGCGTGCGGGAGACCATCAACAGGAGCATGGCCGAGCCCTCCCGGAACATCTTCGACGATGCCCAGCTGCAGATCTACACGCTGATGCACAGGGACTCATACCCCCGCTTCATGAACTCCGCTCTCTACAAAGACCTGCTCCGCTCCTTATCCGAGAAAGCAGTGGAAGCCTAG